CTTGAAGAGCCTACCGTTCTTCCTACCAAGATCCCCAATCTCCTTGTAAACGGAGCTTCGGGTATTGCCGTAGGTATGGCGACGAATATGGCGCCGCATAACCTGAATGAGGTTATTAATGCGACGGTGGCATATATCGACAACCGCGACATCGAGATCTCAGAACTGATGCAGCATGTCAAAGCACCCGATTTCCCTACCGGCGGTATCATATATGGCCATGCAGGGGTGAAGGAAGCTTTCGAAACAGGACGCGGAAGGGTGATGATGAGGGCTAAGGCCGAAATCGAAACCTATGGACACGACCGTGAGCGGATTGTCGTAACTGAGATACCTTACCAGGTTAACAAGTCGCAGATGATTGAAAGTACTGCGAACCTCGTTAATGAAAAGAAGATTGAAGGCATATCTGAAATACGCGATGAGTCTGACAGGGATGGAATGCGCATCGTATATGAGATAAAGAAAGATGCAAACTCTTCTATTGTTCTTAATAACCTTTATAAATACACAGCGCTTCAAAGCTCCTTCAGTGTAAATAACATTGCTCTTGTTCATGGCAGGCCGATGTTGCTTAACCTAAAGGACCTGATCAAACACTTTGTTGATCATAGGCACGAAGTGGTGATCCGGCGCACGCGCTTCGAGCTTTCCGAAGCCGAAAAGCGTGCCCACATCCTCGAAGGTTTGCTGATTGCACTTGACCATCTCGATGAAGTGATCCGGTTAATTCGTAATTCGGCTACTCCTGAAGATGCCCGTACCGGCTTAATTACAACATTCGGACTTTCTGATCTTCAGGCGCGTGCTATCCTTGATATGACGCTTCGCCGTCTTACCGGACTTGAGCGTGATAAGATCAAGGAAGAGTATGCCGAACTTATGAAGACTATCGAATATTTGAAGTCTGTTCTGGCCGACGAAGGCTTAAGAATGCAGATCATAAAAGATGAACTCGCTGAGATCGTAGAAAAATACGGTGACGAACGTAAAACAACCATCGTTCATTCTGCCGAAGATATGCGGATGGAAGACTTCATCGAAGACGAAGAAGTTGTAATTACCATTTCTTACGAAGGCTACATCAAACGGACTCCGCTTACAGAGTACCGTACTCAGGGCCGGGGAGGAAAGGGATCTCTTGGATCAAACTCCCGTGATCAGGATTTCATAGAGCATATCATTATTGCATCGAATCATAATTACATGCTATTCTTTACAGAAGCCGGGCGATGTTTCTGGCTCCGTGTGTTCGAGATTCCTGAAGGATCGAGAACAAGTAAAGGAAGGGCAATTCAGAATATTATCAATATCCCTAAGGAAGAAAAGATCAAAGCCTATATCAAGGTTAAAAATCTTAAGGACCAGGAGTATCTTGAGAACAACTTTATCATTATGTGTACCCGCAAGGGAACCATAAAGAAGACGTCGCTTGAAGCTTACTCGCGTCCAAGGGCTAATGGTATCAACGCCATCAATATCAATGATGGAGACCAGCTGCTCGAAGCTAACCTGACAGATGGTAGCAGCGAAATCATCATGGCGCTTCGTTCGGGCAGGGCGATACGCTTTAACGAGTCGACAGTAAGACCGATGGGACGTACTGCAACGGGAGTTCGCGGGGTAACACTGGCACACGACAAGGATGATGTGATCGGAATGATCAGCATCAATAATCCTGAAGCTACTATCCTGGTAGTATCCGAAAAGGGATATGGCAAGCGTACTGACCTTGAAGACTACCGTGTTACCAACCGTGGCGGTAAAGGCGTGAAGACGTTGAACGTTACTGATAAAACAGGGGAGCTTGTTGCTATAAAAGATGTTACTGACAAAGATGACCTGATGATCATTAATAAATCAGGCATTGTTATCCGAATAGCTATCAGCGAGCTTCGCGTGATGGGTCGTGCAACACAAGGTGTAAGACTTATATCACTGAAAGGGGAGGATGCCATAGCTTCGATTGCTAAGGTTGAACACGAAGAAGAAGCCGAAACTGTCGAGCCATTGAACGAGCCGGTAGATCTGGGAGGCGAAGATGATGAGGATTTAACAACTGAGGAGGAAGTTGACGAAACTGACGGTGAAGAGGATACGAATAAGGACGAGGATACGTTAGAAGAATAGCAATTTATGAGAACGCGATTTTTATTTATGATGCTGTTGTGTTGTAGCGGGGGACTTCTTTCTGCGCAATCATTAACAAAAGAGGCAATGAATAATTTTGCGCTTTACACAAATAAAGGTGAGTTTTCTGATCTTGAAAAAGCAAGGAAATCAATTGATGAAGCATATAAGACACGCAAGGATTCTTTCAGTTATAAGAATAACCTGATAAGAAGCCTTGTGTATTCTTCACTTGCCTTTGCAGATTCTACGCGGAGACTTTCCTATAAAAAAGACCCGATAAACGAAACGTTGTTTTCGCTAAACAGGCTGAAGAGCCCAAAGCTGAATGATGAGCACAAACCCGAACTGGATTATGTGAAGACACAGCTTGCTAAAGCCTGGTTAATAAAAGCGAATAAGGCTATTACTGTTTATAATTATCCGGAAGCCTACAAAGCTTATTTGTCTGTAGATTCTTTAAATTCTGAACTCTTTTTTGTTAAGCATAACCTTGCACTCTTAAGTGAGAAGATGGGGAACATTAGCCGGGCCATTAACTATTACGAGCAGCTTGTGGAAGACAGGAAACGTTCATTACCCGACTATTACCTTGCTCTTTCTAATCTTTACGAGTCGCGTAACAGCAATAAGTCGCTGGAAGTTCTGCAGGAAGGGCGACGTGTTTTTCCAGGAAACAAGGATCTGTTATTCAAGGAGATAAACATCTATGCCGATAACGGAGCTTACAACATGGTTGAAAATATTGTGCTGGATGCGCTAAAACTAGATCCCGATAATTCCGAACTCAATTATCTGGCTGGATTCTCCTACGACATGACGGGGAAAAAGGCCAAAGCAGAAGAGTATTATAAACGGGTAATTTCTCTGGAGTATAACAACTATGAAGGCAATTATTCTCTTGGACTGTTGTATCTCAATTGGTACCTGAATTCGGCAAATAATAAGGAAGTAAATCTAAATCTCGCAAAAAAATATCTTACTTTGGCCGGCGAAATAAATCCCAATTCAGTAAACGTGTTAAAATCACTGGCTATTTTATACAACAGTACGGGGGACATGATTGAGCTGGAAAAGGTTAATAATAAACTGAAACAATTTATTCTAATAAACTAAATATATGAATACGAAGTCGCTTATAGTTACACTGGCAGTAATAGGAATGTCTGTTTCTGCTTTCGCACAGAAATCAGCAGTAAGTTCTGCTAAATCTGATTATGAGAGTTATACAACTTTAAGAGGAGCATCTCCTCAACTGGCCCAACCGAAATTAAAGTCGGCTAAAGAGGCTATTGATAAAGCGGTTTTACACGAGAAGACCAAGAATGATGCAGGCGCATGGACGTATCGTGCATTAATCTATGCAGATATGGCGGCTAATGACAGCACATCTGCTGCCGATCAGCTTACCGCTGAAGCACTCACTGCCTTAAACAAAGCAAAAGAGCTGGATAACGCAGGGGCTCAAAAAGAGAATATTCAGAAAGCTGTTACTCTTTTATCGCAGGGTCAGTTAATCAAAGGAAAGAACTTTTACGACAAGCAACAATATGCTGAAGCGTACAAAGAATTTAACAAAGGGTTAGAATATGCACCCGGTGACACTACATTAAACTATGCTGCGGCAATTTCAGCGATGTATGCTAAAGATAACGCGAATGCCATTGCACGGTTTAAAGAGCTGCTTCCAACCAATTATTCTGCTCTTGAAAATATCTATTCTAATCTTTCTGCGCTGTACATGCAGGTAGGCGACACTACCGCTGCAATTAAGGTTGCTGGCGAAGGAGCTGCAAAGTTCCCTAAAAGCTCTGACCTGGCTACAAGAGAGATTGAGTTAAGCCTCATGAGCGGCAAACAGAAGGAAGTAATAGAAAAGATAAATGCACAGGCAACAAAGGAACCAAATAATAAGATCTATCCTTTTTACTTAGGTATTGCATACAACGCTGCTAATGAAAATGTAAAAGCAGAGGAAGCGTACAAAAAAGCTATTGCATTAGATCCTAACTATAACGACGCCTTTATTAATCTTGGCGGTCTTATTATGAATAACGGGATTGAGATTTATAACAAAGCAAATAAGCTTCCTGCAAATAAGCAAACTGAATATGCTGCAACAATGAAAAAAGCCCAGGCTGAATTCGACAGGGCTTTGCCTTTCCTTGAAAAAGCTGTTGAACTTAATCCTAAGTCAGATCTTGCTTTAAGAAACCTTAAAACTTATTATACAATTAAGAATAATAAAGCTAAGGCAGACGAAATCGACGCAAAAATTAAAGCGCTATAAGAATAGCTTAATAAAAAAAAAGCCGGACATTTAGTTCGGCTTTTTTTTTATCTTAATTTTTCGAGGGCTGCTTTCAGGTCTGTTTTCTCAGCCGTTATGTCTTTCCATAAATCACCCTTTTCTTTTAACCGATCCAGCGTATTGAAGATTGTGAAATCTTTTATATTAAGAGTTTCATTTACTTCTCTCCATTCAAGCGGTGTAGAAACAGTAGCTCCGGGCTTGGGCCGGGCAGAGTAGGGGGCAGCAATGGTTTGACCACGCCGGTTTTGAAGAAAGTCCAGATAGATCTGCTTCTTTCTTTTAGAAGGACTCCTCTCCAAACTGGTTGTATCAGGATGGTGCTGATGAATCATCTGGCCCAGGTAGTGAATGAAGTTCTTCGTGATCTCATAATCATATTTTGCTCCAACATGTATGAATATGTGGAGGCCTCTCGATCCGGAGGTCTTTATGTAAGGAGTGATTCCTATCTGTTCTAATAGCTTCTTTGCAGTTAATGCGACTCTTACAACCTCGGTAAAGTCGTCGACGTCATTCGGATCAAGATCCATTACTGCAAAAATCGGGTTCTCAGGCTTTTTATAGGTACTCAGCCAGGGATTTATCTCGATACAGCCTAAATTTACCATCCATAGAAGGTTAGGGAGATTATTGCAGATAAGGTAGTCGATGTCCTTATCATTGCTTTCCGAATACATCGGTGCATATTTTATCCACGACGGGATTTGTTCGACATCCAGATCCTTCTGAAAGAAACCAGGAGCATCTATACCGTTTGGGTGTCTGTTAAGCGAGAGGGGACGGTCTTTAAGATAGGGGAGAATGTAGTCTGCTATATCCCGGTAATACTCGATCAGTTCACCCTTGCTGATCTTCTCTTTCTTCCAGTAAAACTTCCCGAGGTTTGTAAGCTTCAATTTCTTCTTTCCGAAGCTCTCCTCAATTTCTTCCTTGTTGGCTTTAGAAGAGGGCCTGTCAGGCTTTCCTGTATTTTTTTGTTCATCTTTTAACGGGGCCATAGGTATTTCCTCCACAACGTCTTCTGGTCCTTTATCTGTTCTTAATCCTTTAAATACCGGATGGCGAAGATGTCCATCGTCTGTCCATTCCGAATAGGTCACCTCACATACCAGTACTGGCTTAACCCATGTAACGTCGCGTTCGCGGTGAACCTTTTCCTTAACGGGCTTTTTAACAGCAGGCAACTCCGACATCCTGCTAAAAACATCCTTCAGAGTTACTTCATTAAAGCCTGTACCGCAATTGCCGATGTAAATGAGTTTATCATTTTTGAACATTCCCAAAACGAGCGAACCAAAGTATTTGCGGCTGCCGTCGGGCGTGGAATACCCTATAATAACGGCTTCCTGAGCATTAATAATTTTAAACTTAAGCCATTTATCTGAACGTCTGTTACTTTCGTAAGGAGCAGAGGCATCTTTCGCTATTATGCCTTCCCATTCATTCTTAATAGCTTCACCAAAAAGCTCTTTTCCCTTTTCGCTGATATGATCGTTATAAATGATAGAGGGGTCGTTCAGATTGTCGATCAGCGCTTTTAATAATTGCTTACGTTTGCGGAGCTCCAGATCTCTCAGATCATGTCCGTCTAAAGAAAGCAGATCGAATACATAATATTTCAGTAAAATGTCCTTTTTCGCTGACGCATAATTTTGCAAATGCTGAAAAATATTATGGCCATTCTTATCTTCAGTTACAACCTCTCCGTCAATTACAGCCTCTCTTTTTATTTTGGATAAGGCCTTTGACACGGGCTTGTATTTGTCCTGAAATTCGATATCATTCCTTGAAACAAGCCTAACCTTGTCGCCGGTATAGCCCAACGCACGGTATCCGTCTAATTTCCGCTCATAGATCCATCCGGCATTATCCACCAGCTCTGTAGCCGGTGCAAGCTTTGCCAGCATAGGCTTAAATGATATCTCTTCCTGAACTACTTTTGTGTTTATAGTCTTTGGTTTAGCTTTTTGTTTTACGCCTCTTTCCTTAACAGATTTGGGAACTAGGTCTTCGGCATTGAATTTCTTGTCGAGAGCATACTCATCGCGGTGTTTGATCAACAACCAGGCATTGTCTTCATTACCTTTAATTTTGACAAGAGCGAATTCGCCATTTAGAGTCTTTCCGTGTAGGCGAAACTTTAAATTTCCGCTATGCAATCCTTGTTTCAGTTCCTTCTCACCACTTTCACCCGAAAGCGGTTCGTAAGTGCCTTCATCAAAAATTGTAACCACGCCGGCGCCGTAGTTGCCTTCGGGGATTACCCCTTCAAATGTCCGGTAGTCATAGGGGTGGTCCTCGACCATCATAGCAAGCCGCTTGTCCTTAGGGTTGAGAGAAGGGCCCTTTGGTACAGCCCAGCTTTTTAGCACCCCCTCCAGTTCGAGCCGGAAATCGTAATGCAAACGGGAAGCATGATGTCGCTGAACGACAAATTTCAAGCTCCCTGAGGCTTTCCGTTTCCCTGTTCCGGGCTCCGAAGTCTCTTTGAAGTTTCGCTTCTTAACATACTCTTCCAGTGCCATTTATGCTCCTTTTCTTGTATTAAGACTTTGCATGAGCTGATCATAAAGATCATCGCCGGCTGCCTTTTGAGGCTTAAGCTTTTTAATCGTCGGACGTTTCCCTTTGGCTTTAGCTTGTATGATTTTCATCAACTCATGATGATATTCATCTTTAAACTTTTCAATTTCAAACTTACCCGTATACTGATTAATTAGAGCAAGTCCCATGTCCAGTTCTTTTTTACTCACAGTTACATCGTCGGGAGTTAGAATTTCTTCTGAGGGCCTGATCTCTTCTGCAAACCGGATCTTTGTGATAACAATTACATTTTTAACTGGGTGGATGATACAAAGATTCTCGGTACTTCGCAGTACAAAACGGGCAAGTCCTGCCTTCCTTGATTTTTGTAAAGCCTTCATAAGCAGGGCATAGGCTTTCCTCCCTTGCTTTTCCGGTTCGGAATAGTAGGAGGTCTCGTAATACATTGGATTAACCTCTTCAATATCCACAAAGTTCTCTATTTCGATGATCTTGCTCTTTTCGGGACTGGCATCTTCAAAGTCCTTATCCTCTAGAATAACATAATTATCATTCATCGGATAGCCCTTAACGATCTTATCATAAGGCACTTCCTTCCTGGTTTTGTCGTTTATCCGCTGATACCGAATACGCGAATGGTCCCTGCTGTCGAGCATATCAAGACCCAGAGAGCTGTTTTGCACTGCTGAATACAGTTTGATTGGAATATTGACCAAACCAAAGCCGATAGAACCTTTCCAGATGGACCTCATGACGTAGGAATTAGATGGATGGATCTTTTTTAAATAAACTGAAATACCGGCGGTCGAGCTCGGTAAAGGTTTCATTAACAATGAGCCGCTGGCTCATGAGGAAGGTCTTTATATCCGTATCGTTCAGCAGATCGCCTTGAAGGATATCGTCATAAGCATCAAGTACAGTCTGATCACCATTGCGACAACTTTCAAGAACTGTTTGATCATCCTTTTTAGTCATGCTGGTTTTTATTTCCATCCAGCCGCGGTGCAGCGATGCCATCAGATCAGATCTTTCTTCATCGGGAGTACCGCCATAGCTATGGATGCGGTCTCTGATTTCCGTTGCGAGGGTTTCACGTTGCTTGATAATCTCAGAGAACAGATCTTTAAGGTCAGCTGACTGAACAAGCCCGGCAGCTTCAGTATATCCTTGTTTGCTGTCGTTTAAAAGCCGGTGCAAACTCTGTAACTGTTTGTTATAATTCTCGGTATAATTCATTTCTGTTCTTGTTAAAGGTTGATTTGTCTTTAACGCTTGTAAACAGAAATGGTTTGACAGGGAGAGGGACGATAAAGCAGAGGAGCCTTCTATAAAGGAACAAAATATTTAACTTAACATAATGTTAATTATGATTCTTTAAAGGCTCTCTATTAAATGATGGAATTTAGTGATAGCCTGACGCTTTTCTGCTGTCAATGGATAATCAAGTTTATGAAGCAGATAATCTTCAAGATCGAAGTCAGATCGTGGTTCTAATTCTTTCAGGGCTTCAGCACGGTGCTCAACACCAAATTTAAGAACTTCGTTGAATTCTTTAATGAAATTTTTATCTAAAGGTTTGTTTGAAGCCCATACTGCAAACGCAAACGGCAAGCCAGTAAATTTCATCCATTCTTCGCCCATATCGTATACAAACGGGTATTTATCTGTTTTGCCGAATGTGCGGTCGCCGATTTCGACAAATGCGTCAGCTGTACCATCTTCAACGAATTTAACCTGCACCTTCCAATAGTTTTTCAGAAGCACTTTTGCAAGATTATTAGATGTTCGTGACTGTTTATCGAGCCTTACCGATCTTATTTCTTCGGCCGGTTTGTCACTGAAAATGAACACAGAATTCACTGCGCCTACGGATCCGATGCAGTAATCCGAAACTATCTCATAATTGGGAATATTTAACAAAGCAGCAACCGGAACGAGGCCTATATCTACTTGGTTATTAATTAGTTTAGTTGCGCAATCTGAAGGTATATCGTAACTTAGTTCTATTTTATCCAGAAAAGCCCCTGCGTGTTTTAGTCCGTAAGCAAAGGGTTTGGTATTGGTATATGATACTGCTGAAACTCTAATCTTGTTCACAAAGCTGTATTAAGTGGTCGGTATTATTGAATTCGATGATATGGAAACGACTACCATCATATTTCACCTTATATAAGGTGGTATTGGTATGCGGGAAATTTCCCATTTCATAAAGCGGCTTGTCGGTAAGGAGACATAGGAAAAGGCGCATAGCCCTTCCGTGCATACACAAAAGGATGGTTTTGGCATCGTTCTTTTCAATAAGTTTTTCCAGAACTTCCAGTTGCCGTTCTTTTACTTCGAGCGGGCTCTCCCCCTTGTCGAACTTTAGATGAAGTTCGCCTGATGACCAGTTGGTCATCATATTCTCGTAAGCCAGCTTCACATCTTCGGTGTTCTCCATCCCCTCGTAAATACCCCAGGCCATCTCATCAAGCCCCGGATATTGCGTCCACGGAATACCCCGATCTATAAATTTCTGAACAGTTTGATGAGTCCTTTT
The window above is part of the Arcticibacter tournemirensis genome. Proteins encoded here:
- the ligD gene encoding DNA ligase D produces the protein MALEEYVKKRNFKETSEPGTGKRKASGSLKFVVQRHHASRLHYDFRLELEGVLKSWAVPKGPSLNPKDKRLAMMVEDHPYDYRTFEGVIPEGNYGAGVVTIFDEGTYEPLSGESGEKELKQGLHSGNLKFRLHGKTLNGEFALVKIKGNEDNAWLLIKHRDEYALDKKFNAEDLVPKSVKERGVKQKAKPKTINTKVVQEEISFKPMLAKLAPATELVDNAGWIYERKLDGYRALGYTGDKVRLVSRNDIEFQDKYKPVSKALSKIKREAVIDGEVVTEDKNGHNIFQHLQNYASAKKDILLKYYVFDLLSLDGHDLRDLELRKRKQLLKALIDNLNDPSIIYNDHISEKGKELFGEAIKNEWEGIIAKDASAPYESNRRSDKWLKFKIINAQEAVIIGYSTPDGSRKYFGSLVLGMFKNDKLIYIGNCGTGFNEVTLKDVFSRMSELPAVKKPVKEKVHRERDVTWVKPVLVCEVTYSEWTDDGHLRHPVFKGLRTDKGPEDVVEEIPMAPLKDEQKNTGKPDRPSSKANKEEIEESFGKKKLKLTNLGKFYWKKEKISKGELIEYYRDIADYILPYLKDRPLSLNRHPNGIDAPGFFQKDLDVEQIPSWIKYAPMYSESNDKDIDYLICNNLPNLLWMVNLGCIEINPWLSTYKKPENPIFAVMDLDPNDVDDFTEVVRVALTAKKLLEQIGITPYIKTSGSRGLHIFIHVGAKYDYEITKNFIHYLGQMIHQHHPDTTSLERSPSKRKKQIYLDFLQNRRGQTIAAPYSARPKPGATVSTPLEWREVNETLNIKDFTIFNTLDRLKEKGDLWKDITAEKTDLKAALEKLR
- a CDS encoding Ku protein, whose protein sequence is MRSIWKGSIGFGLVNIPIKLYSAVQNSSLGLDMLDSRDHSRIRYQRINDKTRKEVPYDKIVKGYPMNDNYVILEDKDFEDASPEKSKIIEIENFVDIEEVNPMYYETSYYSEPEKQGRKAYALLMKALQKSRKAGLARFVLRSTENLCIIHPVKNVIVITKIRFAEEIRPSEEILTPDDVTVSKKELDMGLALINQYTGKFEIEKFKDEYHHELMKIIQAKAKGKRPTIKKLKPQKAAGDDLYDQLMQSLNTRKGA
- a CDS encoding histidine phosphatase family protein, with protein sequence MEKIIYIIRHAETDLNKRGVVQGRGMNTDINAHGIKQAEAFFETYKDVPFDKIYTSTLKRTHQTVQKFIDRGIPWTQYPGLDEMAWGIYEGMENTEDVKLAYENMMTNWSSGELHLKFDKGESPLEVKERQLEVLEKLIEKNDAKTILLCMHGRAMRLFLCLLTDKPLYEMGNFPHTNTTLYKVKYDGSRFHIIEFNNTDHLIQLCEQD
- a CDS encoding ferritin-like domain-containing protein, which translates into the protein MNYTENYNKQLQSLHRLLNDSKQGYTEAAGLVQSADLKDLFSEIIKQRETLATEIRDRIHSYGGTPDEERSDLMASLHRGWMEIKTSMTKKDDQTVLESCRNGDQTVLDAYDDILQGDLLNDTDIKTFLMSQRLIVNETFTELDRRYFSLFKKDPSI
- the gyrA gene encoding DNA gyrase subunit A, giving the protein MAEETENANLEPTNNRIIPINIEEEMKSAYIDYSMSVIVSRALPDVRDGLKPVHRRVLYGMLDLGVTSGKPYKKSARIVGDVLGKYHPHGDSSVYGTMVRMAQDWSLRYPLVDGQGNFGSIDGDEPAAMRYTEARLKKIAEEMLADINKDTIDYQLNFDDSLEEPTVLPTKIPNLLVNGASGIAVGMATNMAPHNLNEVINATVAYIDNRDIEISELMQHVKAPDFPTGGIIYGHAGVKEAFETGRGRVMMRAKAEIETYGHDRERIVVTEIPYQVNKSQMIESTANLVNEKKIEGISEIRDESDRDGMRIVYEIKKDANSSIVLNNLYKYTALQSSFSVNNIALVHGRPMLLNLKDLIKHFVDHRHEVVIRRTRFELSEAEKRAHILEGLLIALDHLDEVIRLIRNSATPEDARTGLITTFGLSDLQARAILDMTLRRLTGLERDKIKEEYAELMKTIEYLKSVLADEGLRMQIIKDELAEIVEKYGDERKTTIVHSAEDMRMEDFIEDEEVVITISYEGYIKRTPLTEYRTQGRGGKGSLGSNSRDQDFIEHIIIASNHNYMLFFTEAGRCFWLRVFEIPEGSRTSKGRAIQNIINIPKEEKIKAYIKVKNLKDQEYLENNFIIMCTRKGTIKKTSLEAYSRPRANGINAININDGDQLLEANLTDGSSEIIMALRSGRAIRFNESTVRPMGRTATGVRGVTLAHDKDDVIGMISINNPEATILVVSEKGYGKRTDLEDYRVTNRGGKGVKTLNVTDKTGELVAIKDVTDKDDLMIINKSGIVIRIAISELRVMGRATQGVRLISLKGEDAIASIAKVEHEEEAETVEPLNEPVDLGGEDDEDLTTEEEVDETDGEEDTNKDEDTLEE
- a CDS encoding tetratricopeptide repeat protein, giving the protein MNTKSLIVTLAVIGMSVSAFAQKSAVSSAKSDYESYTTLRGASPQLAQPKLKSAKEAIDKAVLHEKTKNDAGAWTYRALIYADMAANDSTSAADQLTAEALTALNKAKELDNAGAQKENIQKAVTLLSQGQLIKGKNFYDKQQYAEAYKEFNKGLEYAPGDTTLNYAAAISAMYAKDNANAIARFKELLPTNYSALENIYSNLSALYMQVGDTTAAIKVAGEGAAKFPKSSDLATREIELSLMSGKQKEVIEKINAQATKEPNNKIYPFYLGIAYNAANENVKAEEAYKKAIALDPNYNDAFINLGGLIMNNGIEIYNKANKLPANKQTEYAATMKKAQAEFDRALPFLEKAVELNPKSDLALRNLKTYYTIKNNKAKADEIDAKIKAL
- a CDS encoding menaquinone biosynthetic enzyme MqnA/MqnD family protein → MNKIRVSAVSYTNTKPFAYGLKHAGAFLDKIELSYDIPSDCATKLINNQVDIGLVPVAALLNIPNYEIVSDYCIGSVGAVNSVFIFSDKPAEEIRSVRLDKQSRTSNNLAKVLLKNYWKVQVKFVEDGTADAFVEIGDRTFGKTDKYPFVYDMGEEWMKFTGLPFAFAVWASNKPLDKNFIKEFNEVLKFGVEHRAEALKELEPRSDFDLEDYLLHKLDYPLTAEKRQAITKFHHLIESL
- a CDS encoding tetratricopeptide repeat protein — protein: MNNFALYTNKGEFSDLEKARKSIDEAYKTRKDSFSYKNNLIRSLVYSSLAFADSTRRLSYKKDPINETLFSLNRLKSPKLNDEHKPELDYVKTQLAKAWLIKANKAITVYNYPEAYKAYLSVDSLNSELFFVKHNLALLSEKMGNISRAINYYEQLVEDRKRSLPDYYLALSNLYESRNSNKSLEVLQEGRRVFPGNKDLLFKEINIYADNGAYNMVENIVLDALKLDPDNSELNYLAGFSYDMTGKKAKAEEYYKRVISLEYNNYEGNYSLGLLYLNWYLNSANNKEVNLNLAKKYLTLAGEINPNSVNVLKSLAILYNSTGDMIELEKVNNKLKQFILIN